The Brassica napus cultivar Da-Ae chromosome C7, Da-Ae, whole genome shotgun sequence genome has a segment encoding these proteins:
- the LOC106409156 gene encoding alkane hydroxylase MAH1-like codes for MVSVGLYEALIDFFFFLTFCFLLNKKPFSYLPFQKTPKSYPWNWPVLGMLPGVLVRLHRIYDCSVEVLENSNLTFQFKGPWFSGMDILVTVVPANIHYILSSNFSNYIKGPEFQEIFEAYGDGIINSDSELWRNLRKSSQVIFSHQNFSKSTTRSKLKDGLLPLLSHFADEEMVVDLQDVFQRFMFDTTFIFITGSDPRSLSIEMPEVEFAKALDDVGEAIVYRHITPRFLWKLQKWIGIGTEKKMMKANAVLDRVCAKYISAKREEIRSQENADEESEDLLTSHIKLDASKYELLNPEDDKFLRDFTVGFMAAGRDSTACTLTWFFWILSENPNVLSKILQEINENAPKTRSDQDKSSYLNKLVYLHAALSESMRLYPPIPFERKSPIKPDVLPSGHKVKSNINIMIFLYAMGRMKDVWGEDAREFKPERWISETGGLRHEPSYKFLSFNAGPRTCLGKNLAMDLMKTVIVEILQAYEINVVSGQKIEAKPGLILHMKHGLKVTTAKKCCSLE; via the coding sequence ATGGTTTCAGTAGGTTTATATGAAGCATTAAtagatttcttcttttttctcacATTCTGTTTCTTGTTAAACAAGAAACCCTTTAGCTACTTACCCTTCCAGAAAACCCCTAAAAGCTACCCTTGGAATTGGCCGGTTCTCGGTATGCTTCCCGGTGTGCTGGTGAGGCTCCACCGTATATATGACTGCAGCGTCGAGGTTCTCGAGAACTCCAACTTGACGTTCCAGTTCAAGGGCCCATGGTTCTCTGGAATGGATATACTGGTCACCGTTGTTCCAGctaatattcattatatattgAGCTCAAACTTTTCAAACTACATCAAAGGTCCTGAGTTCCAAGAAATTTTTGAAGCTTATGGAGACGGTATCATCAACTCAGACTCAGAGCTATGGAGGAATCTGAGAAAGTCTTCTCAGGTCATATTCAGCCATCAAAACTTCTCAAAAAGTACTACTCGAAGTAAACTCAAAGACGGTCTCCTACCTCTTCTAAGTCACTTTGCAGATGAAGAGATGGTTGTGGACTTGCAAGACGTGTTCCAGAGATTCATGTTCGACACAACCTTCATTTTCATCACCGGGTCTGATCCAAGAAGTCTCTCTATCGAAATGCCTGAGGTTGAGTTTGCTAAAGCTCTTGATGATGTTGGAGAAGCGATTGTGTATAGGCATATCACACCAAGATTCTTGTGGAAGCTCCAAAAATGGATTGGTATCGGaacagagaagaagatgatgaaagctAATGCCGTTCTTGATCGTGTTTGTGCAAAATATATATCAGCCAAGAGAGAAGAGATAAGATCACAAGAGAATGCCGATGAAGAGAGTGAGGATCTGTTGACATCCCACATAAAGTTAGATGCAAGCAAGTACGAGCTCTTGAATCCTGAAGATGATAAGTTCCTCAGAGACTTCACAGTAGGTTTCATGGCAGCTGGGAGAGATTCAACGGCATGCACGCTCACTTGGTTCTTCTGGATTCTGTCTGAAAACCCTAACGTGTTGTCCAAGATTCTCCAAGAGATCAACGAAAATGCACCAAAAACCAGGAGTGACCAAGACAAGTCATCGTACTTGAACAAGCTGGTGTATCTACATGCAGCATTAAGTGAATCAATGAGGCTGTACCCGCCAATACCATTCGAACGCAAGTCACCAATCAAACCGGATGTGCTTCCCAGCGGGCATAAGGTCAaatcaaatatcaatattatgaTCTTCCTTTACGCTATGGGGAGAATGAAAGACGTGTGGGGAGAAGACGCAAGGGAGTTCAAGCCAGAGAGATGGATTTCAGAGACAGGAGGGTTGAGACATGAGCCTTCTTACAAGTTCTTATCGTTCAATGCCGGTCCAAGAACATGTCTAGGTAAGAATTTAGCTATGGATCTGATGAAGACGGTGATTGTGGAAATATTACAAGCATATGAGATTAATGTCGTTAGTGGACAAAAGATTGAGGCAAAACCTGGTCTTATTCTTCACATGAAGCATGGGCTTAAAGTAACAACTGCTAAGAAATGTTGCAGCTTGGAGTAG
- the LOC106411093 gene encoding alkane hydroxylase MAH1-like yields MPSINLFEDSFPGLASHGPTRSASKTLFTIFCLLILHYLLFKKRYVRLLRNLPVLRMLPGLLMTLHRVHDFTVKILEFSGMTFLFKGPPFAGMDMLLTADPDNIHHIMSSNFSNYIKGPGLQEIFDVYGDGIFTTDSEMWKNLRKSSQAMLHHQEFQRFSVSTMTSKLKCGLVPLLNHFAVEGTAVDLQDVFGRLTFDTTLILITGSDPSSLSIEMHEDELAKALDDTGKGILSRHVKPRFLWKMQNWMGLGQEKKMSQANATFDRVCSKYISAKREEITKSQGLLDMTNGEGEDLLTSLMKLDTTKYKLLNPSDDKFLRDTILTFIIAGRDTIAFTLSWFFWLLSENPHVVAKIRQEIIDTDLPRTGNGQENLDKLVYLQGALFEAMRLYPPVSFGRKSPVKSDVLPSGHKVDANSKIIICLYALGRMRAVWGKDAFKFKPERWIAENGGLRHEPSSKFIAFNSGPRTCLGKHLAITQMKMVVVEILQKYDVEVIKGQKIEPVLGFMLSMKHGLKVKVAKRRST; encoded by the coding sequence ATGCCTtccataaatttatttgaagatTCCTTTCCCGGGTTGGCGTCTCATGGACCAACTCGTTCGGCTTCAAAAACTCTCTTTACCATCTTTTGCCTTCTCATCCTCCATTACTTGCTGTTCAAGAAACGTTATGTCCGGTTGCTTAGGAACTTGCCGGTTCTCCGCATGCTCCCCGGTCTGCTCATGACGCTCCACCGGGTACATGACTTCACCGTCAAGATTCTTGAATTCTCCGGCATGACCTTTCTTTTCAAGGGACCGCCGTTCGCTGGCATGGATATGCTGCTCACGGCTGATCCAGAcaacattcatcatataatgAGCTCAAACTTCTCAAACTACATCAAAGGACCGGGGTTGCAAGAGATTTTCGACGTGTACGGAGACGGGATATTCACCACTGATTCAGAGATGTGGAAGAACCTGAGAAAGTCTAGTCAAGCCATGCTCCATCACCAAGAGTTTCAAAGGTTTTCAGTGAGTACCATGACGAGTAAACTCAAGTGTGGGCTTGTTCCTCTTCTCAATCATTTTGCTGTGGAAGGAACAGCTGTGGACTTGCAAGATGTGTTTGGAAGACTCACTTTCGATACAACGTTAATCCTTATAACCGGTTCTGATCCTAGTAGTCTCTCTATTGAGATGCATGAGGATGAATTAGCTAAGGCTCTCGACGATACTGGAAAAGGGATTTTGAGTAGGCATGTTAAGCCTAGGTTCTTGTGGAAGATGCAGAACTGGATGGGTTTGGgacaagagaagaagatgagtcAAGCTAACGCAACTTTTGACCGTGTGTGCTCCAAATACATATCAGCCAAGAGAGAAGAGATCACCAAATCACAAGGGCTTCTTGATATGACCAATGGAGAAGGTGAGGATCTCTTAACTTCCTTGATGAAGCTGGATACAACAAAGTACAAGCTCTTGAATCCGAGTGATGATAAGTTCCTTAGAGACACTATCTTAACCTTCATTATAGCGGGGAGAGACACAATCGCCTTCACTCTCTCTTGGTTCTTCTGGCTTCTCTCTGAAAATCCACATGTGGTAGCCAAGATTCGTCAAGAGATCATCGACACTGATCTACCAAGAACAGGGAATGGCCAAGAGAATCTGGACAAGTTGGTGTATTTACAAGGTGCCTTGTTTGAAGCAATGAGACTCTATCCACCAGTTTCCTTCGGGCGCAAGTCTCCTGTCAAATCAGATGTGCTTCCAAGTGGGCATAAGGTCGATGCGAACTCTAAGATTATTATATGTCTTTATGCGCTGGGGAGGATGAGAGCGGTTTGGGGGAAAGACGCATTCAAATTCAAGCCAGAGAGATGGATTGCTGAGAATGGAGGTCTAAGACATGAGCCTTCCTCCAAGTTTATAGCGTTTAACTCTGGTCCAAGAACTTGTCTAGGTAAGCATTTAGCTATCACTCAGATGAAGATGGTGGTCGTGGAGATATTACAAAAGTATGACGTTGAGGTTATCAAAGGGCAGAAGATTGAGCCAGTTCTTGGTTTTATGTTGTCGATGAAGCATGGACTTAAAGTCAAAGTTGCTAAGAGACGTTCAACTTGA